CCGACCGATTCCCGGCACAGCACCGTGAGACCGAGCGCTCGCCTGCCCAGCTCGCTCGCGAGCGCGAACGCGGCCGCCTCGACCCCGCCGGGGCCGGGCCGGAAGCTCTCGATCGAGATCGCCGCGCGCACCGCCCGAGAGTAGCCTGGCGACCGCGCGCAATCCCCACTAACTGATTCGCGCGGATGCGAACGCGCGGCGCGCTGCTCTCCCTCTTCGCGGTGCTCGCGACCGCCTGCCTGCGCGGCCAGGACCGCGCCCCCGCGCGCGTGCTGCGCATCAACCTCGAGACCGAGCCGCCCACGCTCGACTGGAACCTGGCCACCGACGGCGTGTCGATCGTGGCGATCGAGCAGCTCATGCGCGGGCTGACTCGGCTGGGCCCCGACCTCGTGCCGCAGCCCGATCTCGCAGAGAGCTGGCGGGTTTCGGACGACGGTCGCACGTACACCTTCAACCTGCGCCCGGGCGTCTTGTGGAGCGACGGCGTGCCGCTGCGCGCGCAGCACTTCGTGGACTCGTGGCAGCGGCTGCTCGATCCGAAGACCGCCGCCGAGTACGCCTACAGCCTGTTCGGCATCCACAACGCGCGCGCGTTCAACTCGGGTCAGCTCCGCGACTTCGCGCAGGTCGGCGTGCGCGCGCCCGACGACCGCACGCTCGTGGTCGAGCTCGACGCGCCGCTGGTCTACTTCCCGGCGCTGGTGAACTTCATGGTGACCTTCCCGCTGCGCGCGGACCTGGTCGCGCGCTTCGGCGAGCGCTGGACCGACCCGGGGAACCTGGTGACTCTAGGGCCGTTCGTGCTCGAGGAGTGGCGCCACGACTACCGGCTCGTGCTGCGCGCGAACGAGCGCTACTGGGCGGGCCGCCCGGCGCTCGACCGGATCTACGCGTACATGGTCACCGAGGGCAGCACGGCGCTGGTCCTGTTCGAGCAGGGTCTGCTCGACCTGGTGCGCATTCCGTCGCTCGAGATCCGCCGCTATGTGGGCCGGCCCGAGTATCTGCGCCAGCCGCTGCTGCGCGGCTACTACTACGGCTTCAACGTGAAGAAGCCGCCCTTCGACGACGTGCGCGTGCGCCGCGCGTTCGCGCTCGCGATCGACCGCTCGAAGTTCCCCGAGGTGCTGCGCGGCGGTGAGCAGCCCTGGCCCTCGTGGATCCCGCCCGGCATGCCCTACGCGAACCCCGCGCTCGGCCTGCGCTTCGATCCCGAGCGCGCGCGCTCACTCCTGCGCGAAGCCGGCGTCGACCCGGCCACGCTGCCGCCGGTCGCGATCGTCTACAACAACGACCAGACGCACAAGCTGGTCGCCGAGCTGGTGCAGGCGTTCTGGCGCGACAACCTGGGCGTGCGGGTCGAGCTCCAGAACCGCGAGTGGAAGGTGTTCCTCGCCGAGGTCACGCACGACCCGCCGGCGGTCTTCCGCATGGGCTGGGGCGCCGATTTCCCCGACCCCGACAACTTCATGAATCTCTTCACGTCCGAGAGCGAGAACAACCACACGCGCTGGGGGAATCACGCCTACGACGACCGGGTGGAGCGCGCGGCGCGCGAGCCCGATCCCGCGCGCCGCCAGGCGCTCTACGACGAGGCGCAGCGCATCCTCGTGGAAGAAGACGTGCCGATCGTGCCGCTGTTCGTGACCTCGGCGAACTTCGCGCTGCAGCCGCGGGTGCGCGGCTTCGTGCCCAGCCCCCTCGACCTGTTCTTCTTCGACCAGGTCCACACCGAGTGATTCGCCTGGCGCTCGGGCGCGCGGCAGCCGCCATCCCCGTGCTCTGGGCGGTGGCCACGCTGACGTTCCTGTTGCTGCGCTTCCTGCCCGGCGGGCCGTTCGACAAGGAGCGCAGCCTGCCGCCCGAGATCATGCGCAACCTCGCGCACCGCTACGCGCTCGACCGGCCCGTGAGCGAGCAGTACGCCGACTATCTCGAGCGCGTGGTGCGCGGCGACCTCGGGCCCTCGTACAAATACCTGGGCCGCGACGTGGCCGACATCGTGCGCGACGCCATGCCCGTGTCACTCGAGCTCGGCGGAGCGGCCTTCGTGCTCTCGCTCGCGGGCGGGATCGCGCTGGGGCTGGCCGCGGGCGCGCGGCGCGGCAGCGCGCTGGACCAGCTCGTGACCCTGGGGTCACTCGTGGGCGTGTCGGCGCCGAGCTTCGTGATCGGCGCCGGTCTGATCCTCTCGTTCGGCCTGGCGCTGCGCTGGCTGCCGGCCGGTCTCTGGGAGGGGCCGGCGCACGTGATCCTGCCGGCGCTCACGCTGGCGGCGCTGCCCATGGCCTACGCGGCCCAGCTCACGCGCACGCAGGTGCTCGAGGCGCTGGACCAGGACTGGGTGCGCACGGCGCGCGCGCTCGGCGTGCCCGAGGGGCGCGTGCGCCGGCGGCACGTGCTGCGCAACGCGCTGCTCGCCGTGATGACTTACTCGGGCCCGCTGCTCGCCAACCTGCTCACCGGCTCGTTCGTGGTGGAGCACATCTTCGCCGTGCCGGGCCTGGGCCGCTTCTTCGTGACCGCCGTCGCCAACCGCGACTACCCGCTCGTGCTGGGAGTCACTCTGGTGTACGCGGCCTTCGTGGTGCTCGCCAACCTGCTGGTCGACCTGGCCTACGCCTGGGCCGACCCGCGCATCCGCATCGGGGGCGGCCGGTGAGCCCTCGCGGCTGGGTGGGCGCCGGGCTGCTCGTGGTTCTCACGCTCTTCGCCGTGGCCGGAGACCGGGTCGCCGGCTACCGCTTCGACGCGCAGGACCCGGCCCACGCGCTCGAGCCGCCCTCGCGCACTCACTGGCTGGGCTGCGATGCGCTGGGCCGCGACCTTCTGGCGCGGCTGTGCGAGGGCGGCCGGGTGTCGCTCCTGGTCGCGGTGGGCGCCACCGCGCTCGCGATCGCGCTGGGGCTCGGCTACGGGGCGCTCTCGGGCTGGGTCGGCGGGCGGACCGACGCGCTGCTCATGCGCGTGATCGAGGTGCTGTACGCGCTGCCCGACGTGCTGGTGATCGTGCTCCTGATCGAGGTGCTGACGGCCGCCTTCGGCGGGCTGCCCGATCTCTTGCGGCGGCTGTTCGCGATCGCGGTGGCGCTCGGCTTCACCGGCTTCGTGGGCGTGGCGCGCCTGGTGCGCGCGCTGGTGCTCCAGGCGCGCGAGGAGACCTGGGTCGAGGCGGCGCGCGCGAGCGGGGCCGGACCGACCCGCATCCTGATGCGGCACGTGCTGCCCAACGTGGCGGCCCCGGTCTTGGTGAGCGCGGCGCTCCAGGTGCCGGCCGCGATCCGCGCCGAGTCGATCGTCTCGTTCATCGGCCTGGGCATCAAGCCCCCGTTCTCGAGCTGGGGCACGCTCGCGGCCGACGGCTTTGAAGCAATGCGCTCGTTCCCGCATCTGATCTTTTTTCCGTGCCTGGCGATCCTCGCTTCATTGCTCGGGTTTCATCTGCTGCGGGAGGCGCTCCAGGAAAGACTCGATCCGCGCCGGCGGCCGTGAAAGTGTCTTGAACGGGCACTCTTCCGGGATAAACTCCCGCGCGCCCATGATCCGTTCGAGGAGTCGCCCGTGATCCAAGCGCGAGCACTGACCAAACGTTACGGCGGACTGACTGCCATCCAGAACGTGTCGTTCGAGATCGCCAAGGGCGAGGTGGTCGGCTTCCTGGGCCCCAACGCCGCGGGCAAGACCACCACCATGCGCATCCTGACCGGCTACATCCCGGCCTCCTCGGGCTCGGTCTCGGTGGGCGGCTTCGACGTGGCGCTCGACCCGCGCTCGGCCAAGCGAGTCACCGGCTATCTGCCCGAGACACCGCCGCTCTATCCCGAGATGCTCGTGCACGAGTATCTCCACTACGCGGCGACCCTGCACGACGTGCCGCGCGGCGAGCGCCGCGACAAGGTGGCGCGCGCGATCGCCTCGTGCGGGCTCGAGGCGGTGAGCGAGCGCGTGATCCGCACGCTCTCCAAGGGCTACCGCCAGCGTGTCGGCCTGGCGCAGGCGATCGTGCACGACCCGGCGGTGCTGATCCTGGACGAGCCGACCGCGGGCCTCGACCCGATCCAGATCGACGAGATCCGCAAGCTGATCACGCGGCTCGCGGACGAGCAGGGCCGCACGGTCATTCTCTCCACCCACATCATGGGCGAGGTCCAGGCCATCTGTAAGCGCGTGCTGTTGATCGCCTTCGGCAAGCTGCGGCTCGACGCCGCGCTCGACGCGTTGCAGGCCCAGGGCTCGCTCGAGCAGATGTTCCTGAGCGAGGTCGAGAAGGCCAAGCGCGAGGAGCTGGGTGGCGCAGCGGAGGGTTCGGCGTGAGTCACGTATTCGCCATCTGCGGGCGCGAGCTGCGCTCCATGTTCACCACGCCGGACGCCTACGTGCTGATCGGCGTCTACATGTTCTTCGCGGGCTTCGTGTTCTTCTTCAGCCTGGGCTCGTTCATCCTGGCCATCCAGCAGATCCAGGCGCTGGGCGCGACCCAGTATCTCGAAGAGTGGAACCTGCAGGACAAGGTGGTCGCCGACTCGCTCTCCACCTTCTCGATCCTGCTGGGCATCGTGGTGCCGCTTTTGGCCATGCGCGGCTTCGCCGCCGAGCGCGCGACCGGCTCGATCGAGCTCTTGCTCACCAGCCCCATCACCAGCGCCGAGATCGTGATCGGCAAGTTCCTGGCGATCGCGATCCTGCTCGCGGTCGTGACCGCGCTGACCAGCCTGTTCGTGGCGCTGCTCTTCCTGTACGGGAACCCGGAGGTCTGGCAGACCCTGTCGGGGCTGCAGATCCTGTTCCTGTACGCGCTCGCGATCGCCGCGATCTCGAGCTTCGTCTCGTCGCTCACGCGCAGCCAGATCGTCGCGGGGATCCTGGGCATCGTGATCTCGATCCTGCTGCTCTTCCTGCCCGTGGCGGGCTACTTCTCGCAGAGTGAGACGCTGCGGAACCTGTTGATCTGGCTCGGCCCCAACACGCACCTCGAGCCGGCGCTGCGCGGCGACGTGCGCTCCGAGGACCTGGCCTACTTCGCGATCGTGGTCGTGGCCTTCCTGTCGCTCGCGCGGGCCGCGGTCGACTCACTGCGCTGGAGCTGACCCGCGATGGATGCGTTGTACGGCGTCGTCGGTGCGGTGCTCCTGGCCTTCGGGCTGATCGGCCTGTTCGCGGCGGCGGCGCCCGCGATCGTGGGGCTGCACCTGGTGCTGGGCGGCGGGCTCCTGGCGCTGGCAGGCCTGCGCAGCTTCCGGCGCGTGGCCGAGGCCATGGGCACCTCGAACGCCCGCATCGGCGCGAACTCACTCGTGCAGGCGCTGGTCGCGCTCGTGATCTGCGGGCTGCTCGGGTATCTCACCGTGCGCCACCCGGTGCACTGGGACTGGACCGAGGCCAAGGAGCACACGCTGGCGCAGGGCTCGCTCGACACGATCGCCGCGATCCCGAAGGACGGTCAGCTCGACCTGTACGCGTTCTTCCCGCGCGGCGCCGAGGGCCCGGCCAAGACACTGCTCGAGCAGTACCAGTACGCGGGTCAGAAGGCCGACCGCAAAGTCACGCTGAACTGGTTCTCGCCCACCGAGCACCCGGATCTCGCGCAGCGCTTCCAGGTCGCGAGCACCTCGGGCATGGTCGTGGTGTGCTCCGGGCCGTGCGACACGGCCAAGGGCACGGTCAAGGTCACCGACTTCACCGAGCAGGCGCTGACTCGCGCCGTGCGCCAGGTGCTGTCGTCGAAGAAGAAGATCTACTTCCTGCAGGGCCACGGCGAGGCCGACCCCGAGGACCGCAAGGGCCCGGGCGCGGCGGGCGTGAAGGGCGGGCTCGAGGACGAGAACGCCACCGT
The nucleotide sequence above comes from Myxococcota bacterium. Encoded proteins:
- a CDS encoding ATP-binding cassette domain-containing protein — encoded protein: MIQARALTKRYGGLTAIQNVSFEIAKGEVVGFLGPNAAGKTTTMRILTGYIPASSGSVSVGGFDVALDPRSAKRVTGYLPETPPLYPEMLVHEYLHYAATLHDVPRGERRDKVARAIASCGLEAVSERVIRTLSKGYRQRVGLAQAIVHDPAVLILDEPTAGLDPIQIDEIRKLITRLADEQGRTVILSTHIMGEVQAICKRVLLIAFGKLRLDAALDALQAQGSLEQMFLSEVEKAKREELGGAAEGSA
- a CDS encoding ABC transporter permease — protein: MSPRGWVGAGLLVVLTLFAVAGDRVAGYRFDAQDPAHALEPPSRTHWLGCDALGRDLLARLCEGGRVSLLVAVGATALAIALGLGYGALSGWVGGRTDALLMRVIEVLYALPDVLVIVLLIEVLTAAFGGLPDLLRRLFAIAVALGFTGFVGVARLVRALVLQAREETWVEAARASGAGPTRILMRHVLPNVAAPVLVSAALQVPAAIRAESIVSFIGLGIKPPFSSWGTLAADGFEAMRSFPHLIFFPCLAILASLLGFHLLREALQERLDPRRRP
- a CDS encoding peptide ABC transporter substrate-binding protein, whose protein sequence is MRTRGALLSLFAVLATACLRGQDRAPARVLRINLETEPPTLDWNLATDGVSIVAIEQLMRGLTRLGPDLVPQPDLAESWRVSDDGRTYTFNLRPGVLWSDGVPLRAQHFVDSWQRLLDPKTAAEYAYSLFGIHNARAFNSGQLRDFAQVGVRAPDDRTLVVELDAPLVYFPALVNFMVTFPLRADLVARFGERWTDPGNLVTLGPFVLEEWRHDYRLVLRANERYWAGRPALDRIYAYMVTEGSTALVLFEQGLLDLVRIPSLEIRRYVGRPEYLRQPLLRGYYYGFNVKKPPFDDVRVRRAFALAIDRSKFPEVLRGGEQPWPSWIPPGMPYANPALGLRFDPERARSLLREAGVDPATLPPVAIVYNNDQTHKLVAELVQAFWRDNLGVRVELQNREWKVFLAEVTHDPPAVFRMGWGADFPDPDNFMNLFTSESENNHTRWGNHAYDDRVERAAREPDPARRQALYDEAQRILVEEDVPIVPLFVTSANFALQPRVRGFVPSPLDLFFFDQVHTE
- a CDS encoding ABC transporter permease; the encoded protein is MIRLALGRAAAAIPVLWAVATLTFLLLRFLPGGPFDKERSLPPEIMRNLAHRYALDRPVSEQYADYLERVVRGDLGPSYKYLGRDVADIVRDAMPVSLELGGAAFVLSLAGGIALGLAAGARRGSALDQLVTLGSLVGVSAPSFVIGAGLILSFGLALRWLPAGLWEGPAHVILPALTLAALPMAYAAQLTRTQVLEALDQDWVRTARALGVPEGRVRRRHVLRNALLAVMTYSGPLLANLLTGSFVVEHIFAVPGLGRFFVTAVANRDYPLVLGVTLVYAAFVVLANLLVDLAYAWADPRIRIGGGR
- a CDS encoding ABC transporter permease; translated protein: MSHVFAICGRELRSMFTTPDAYVLIGVYMFFAGFVFFFSLGSFILAIQQIQALGATQYLEEWNLQDKVVADSLSTFSILLGIVVPLLAMRGFAAERATGSIELLLTSPITSAEIVIGKFLAIAILLAVVTALTSLFVALLFLYGNPEVWQTLSGLQILFLYALAIAAISSFVSSLTRSQIVAGILGIVISILLLFLPVAGYFSQSETLRNLLIWLGPNTHLEPALRGDVRSEDLAYFAIVVVAFLSLARAAVDSLRWS